Proteins found in one Brevibacillus brevis genomic segment:
- a CDS encoding cytochrome c oxidase subunit II: MHLHRYEKIWLMLGAGGLALFIVLLCVNAFAMGMAPPSNMEMIDPEKVTETPPFDKPGLKQVGDNEYDAYMTAFAFGFSPTKMEIPVGATVNFHVTSPDVIHGFQIPETNINFMVLPGHISSATHTFDEPGEYLILCNEYCGAGHQVMATTIIVK; encoded by the coding sequence ATGCATTTGCATCGATATGAAAAAATCTGGTTGATGCTTGGCGCAGGCGGTTTGGCCTTATTTATTGTATTGTTGTGCGTCAATGCGTTTGCCATGGGGATGGCTCCGCCAAGTAATATGGAAATGATTGATCCGGAGAAGGTTACGGAGACGCCTCCTTTTGATAAACCAGGTTTGAAACAGGTGGGGGACAACGAATACGACGCTTATATGACAGCATTTGCGTTCGGCTTCTCTCCGACCAAGATGGAAATACCAGTTGGCGCAACGGTGAATTTCCACGTTACGAGTCCAGACGTTATTCACGGATTCCAGATTCCAGAGACCAACATTAATTTCATGGTTCTGCCTGGACACATCAGTTCGGCGACACACACGTTTGACGAGCCAGGTGAGTATTTGATCCTTTGTAACGAATACTGTGGCGCAGGTCATCAGGTTATGGCGACCACGATTATTGTGAAATAA
- a CDS encoding GNAT family N-acetyltransferase, with protein sequence MPSTTPFPAYSARLVFQPVTEHDFPELLTVYNSNPDYMEFAFGKRVVTLQTVEDDHQDNLAFADSYSFSIREVHGTEIIGIAQFILRNPRDGQPWLGLIMLHSAYQSHGYAREFLDTLIAWYRENGYTSLHLAVLEKNSRVVPFYERYGFAVYEERETEKIGRVICMKYSIQS encoded by the coding sequence ATGCCTAGCACTACTCCCTTCCCAGCCTATAGCGCTCGATTGGTTTTTCAGCCCGTCACGGAACACGATTTCCCCGAACTGCTGACGGTGTACAATTCAAACCCCGATTATATGGAGTTTGCCTTCGGAAAACGAGTCGTCACTTTGCAAACAGTAGAAGATGACCATCAAGATAATCTGGCTTTTGCGGACTCCTACAGCTTTTCGATAAGAGAAGTACACGGTACCGAAATCATCGGGATCGCCCAGTTCATTTTGCGTAATCCGCGGGATGGCCAGCCTTGGCTCGGCCTCATCATGCTGCACAGCGCCTACCAGAGTCACGGCTACGCTAGAGAATTCCTGGATACATTAATTGCCTGGTACCGGGAAAACGGCTACACCTCTCTGCATCTGGCCGTTTTGGAGAAGAATAGCCGGGTCGTGCCTTTTTACGAGAGATACGGTTTTGCTGTCTACGAGGAAAGAGAGACGGAAAAGATCGGTCGCGTCATCTGTATGAAATACTCGATCCAGTCATGA
- a CDS encoding copper amine oxidase N-terminal domain-containing protein has translation MKTFRTGMMTIAALAVLGTSVASATSEPVKELSVNINGQSIAQDAIFDKGQQTVLVPLRPVAEALGFKVSWNDKEKAAEVQRGAITSYAKEGEDRYPFAKMYKTLGAEPRVLNGSTYVPVKFVDEILQADVNVTDDTVTVVEDEIAPMRTGTITNINKSDKGYSVTLNIYESGIILHLTEDTKITDEAGKVLKPEDLKLGMAVDATTEKFMAMSLPPQTSALSITVKGGLETQDVLGTAGKVASISADKDGNYKMLVEGRGITATSQEKINLNITEKTVIINARDNKVLSPAELKEDMQVVAFYGPMMTKSLPPIGTAEKIVVE, from the coding sequence ATGAAAACATTCCGTACAGGTATGATGACAATCGCGGCACTGGCCGTTTTGGGAACTAGCGTGGCATCTGCAACCTCCGAACCAGTAAAAGAACTTTCTGTTAACATTAACGGTCAATCAATCGCACAAGATGCGATCTTCGATAAAGGTCAACAAACCGTACTGGTTCCACTTCGTCCTGTTGCTGAAGCCCTTGGTTTCAAAGTAAGCTGGAACGACAAGGAAAAAGCAGCAGAAGTGCAAAGAGGCGCGATCACCAGCTACGCAAAAGAAGGAGAGGATCGCTATCCTTTCGCAAAAATGTACAAAACGCTGGGAGCAGAGCCTCGCGTACTGAATGGCAGCACCTATGTGCCAGTTAAATTCGTAGACGAAATCCTGCAAGCAGACGTGAATGTAACCGATGATACAGTGACAGTAGTGGAGGACGAAATCGCTCCTATGCGCACAGGTACCATTACGAACATCAACAAATCCGATAAAGGCTACTCGGTTACACTGAACATCTATGAGTCTGGCATCATCCTGCACCTGACAGAAGACACCAAAATTACGGATGAAGCTGGTAAAGTGCTGAAGCCAGAAGATTTGAAGCTGGGTATGGCTGTAGATGCTACGACCGAAAAATTCATGGCGATGAGCTTGCCGCCACAAACGAGCGCGCTCAGCATTACAGTAAAAGGTGGACTGGAGACTCAGGACGTCCTGGGGACAGCGGGAAAAGTAGCGAGCATCTCTGCTGACAAAGACGGCAACTACAAAATGCTCGTAGAAGGTCGCGGTATTACTGCCACCTCCCAAGAAAAAATCAACCTGAACATTACCGAGAAAACGGTGATCATCAATGCGCGAGACAACAAAGTACTCTCGCCAGCTGAACTGAAAGAGGATATGCAAGTAGTGGCCTTTTACGGCCCAATGATGACAAAGAGCCTGCCGCCTATCGGCACAGCTGAGAAAATCGTAGTAGAGTAA
- a CDS encoding peptidase — translation MKKSNILLGSALSLFLITTPASADTSSDPYNVTVKGIDYSFTSAVWERFGTGGRDDSVEAVVSIDTARSVPIGYMGGQAFLYDDNGTLKTASSMEYNDSKVAGWIGYSPRIITPGRYYAQSRAEFYNGNGYTKVTGYKSPKQELIGSSFAKETETSPIIEELLSRDEYDVNENGETYGSGLSEESVGEFPDLISAVGTNGEEGYVRAEDLTPKVKTIQEALEQNHDKGNVQIIPLYDVDGETQIGEFELISNHEAIEDKE, via the coding sequence GTGAAAAAGAGCAATATCTTATTAGGCTCAGCTTTGTCATTGTTTCTGATAACCACACCAGCATCCGCAGACACTTCTTCAGATCCGTATAATGTAACGGTAAAGGGAATTGACTATTCGTTTACATCTGCAGTATGGGAGCGTTTTGGGACGGGTGGACGTGATGATTCAGTGGAAGCCGTTGTCTCTATCGATACCGCTCGGAGTGTACCTATCGGTTATATGGGTGGACAAGCATTTCTGTATGATGATAATGGAACTTTGAAAACAGCAAGTAGTATGGAGTACAATGACTCCAAAGTTGCAGGTTGGATTGGATATTCCCCTCGTATAATAACTCCTGGAAGATACTATGCCCAAAGTAGAGCGGAGTTCTATAATGGGAATGGATATACCAAAGTGACTGGATATAAATCTCCCAAACAAGAACTAATAGGGTCTTCTTTTGCAAAAGAAACTGAAACTTCACCAATTATAGAGGAATTGCTATCACGGGATGAATACGATGTAAACGAGAACGGCGAAACTTACGGTTCTGGATTGTCTGAAGAGTCAGTAGGCGAATTCCCAGATCTGATTTCTGCGGTCGGCACAAATGGGGAAGAAGGGTACGTACGAGCAGAGGATTTAACCCCAAAAGTCAAGACAATTCAAGAAGCGCTTGAACAGAATCACGATAAGGGCAATGTTCAAATTATCCCCCTTTATGACGTGGATGGAGAAACTCAAATTGGAGAATTTGAATTGATCTCCAATCATGAGGCAATCGAGGATAAAGAATAA
- a CDS encoding cytochrome c oxidase subunit 2A has product METQVDKAEKGKKLKSSKLQTEQEDLKGTFVAVLIVGGIILVGWLGVFGLFLDRA; this is encoded by the coding sequence ATGGAGACGCAAGTTGACAAGGCGGAGAAAGGCAAGAAATTAAAATCCAGCAAGCTGCAAACGGAACAGGAAGACTTGAAGGGAACGTTTGTCGCGGTTCTGATCGTCGGAGGTATCATTCTAGTCGGTTGGTTGGGTGTATTCGGGCTTTTTCTGGATAGGGCGTAA
- a CDS encoding b(o/a)3-type cytochrome-c oxidase subunit 1 — protein MVIERKMDDTLPHVPVQRSAATLSLAYVWVAYIAFGLAAVAGMVQGMVRGGIMELPSWTNYYQILTAHGVLMALIFTTYFIVGFIFSGVARTTGGSLHGAALKFGWAGWILMTLGTLMAVVTILLNEASVLYTFYAPLKASPYFYIGSALLVVGSWLAGFGVFASYRKWKRENKGKTSPLFLYMGVTTYILWITATIPVAVEVLFQLIPWSLGLVPTINVMLSRTLFWFFGHPLVYFWLLPAYMAWYVCLPRIIGGHIFSDSLSRLAFICLLLFSIPVGFHHQLMEPGISPAWKMIHVTLTLIVVIPSLMTAFSMFAIFETTGRKKGGVGLFGWFKKLPWTDVRFFAPFVGMLFFIPGGAGGIINASNQINAVVHNTIWVTGHFHITVGAAVALTFFGVTFWLIPALTGRKLTKTANRMAMVQTVFWAVGMFLMSLAMHTMGLQGAPRRTDYTTYMDHPLALGWMDYQRVMAFGGGLLFVSAILLILILLYLTFYAPKGNTEYPIAETETTQEVPKILERWPVWIGLVAFLIILAYGYPILQQIQHQAPGSPPFVTW, from the coding sequence ATGGTAATCGAACGGAAGATGGACGATACACTCCCACATGTTCCGGTTCAGCGTTCTGCGGCAACGCTTAGTTTAGCCTATGTGTGGGTAGCTTATATTGCATTCGGATTGGCAGCTGTGGCAGGGATGGTACAGGGCATGGTTCGCGGTGGAATCATGGAACTGCCGAGCTGGACAAATTACTATCAAATTTTGACTGCCCATGGCGTGTTGATGGCACTTATTTTTACCACGTACTTCATCGTCGGATTTATATTCTCAGGAGTTGCCCGCACGACAGGTGGTTCCTTGCACGGAGCCGCTCTGAAATTCGGATGGGCAGGCTGGATTCTCATGACGCTAGGGACGTTGATGGCTGTTGTCACCATTCTGTTGAATGAAGCCTCTGTCCTTTATACGTTCTACGCACCACTGAAAGCATCTCCGTACTTTTACATTGGTTCTGCCTTGCTCGTAGTAGGTAGCTGGCTAGCTGGATTCGGTGTTTTTGCCAGCTATCGCAAATGGAAACGTGAAAATAAAGGGAAAACGTCTCCGCTCTTCCTCTACATGGGGGTTACTACTTACATCCTGTGGATTACTGCTACGATTCCTGTAGCGGTGGAGGTCCTGTTCCAACTCATCCCGTGGTCACTCGGGCTGGTGCCAACGATTAATGTCATGCTCAGCCGTACGCTGTTCTGGTTTTTCGGACATCCGCTCGTTTATTTCTGGCTATTGCCTGCTTATATGGCATGGTATGTATGTTTACCAAGAATCATTGGCGGTCACATCTTCAGTGACTCGCTCAGTAGACTCGCTTTTATCTGCCTGCTGCTGTTCTCGATCCCTGTCGGGTTCCACCACCAATTGATGGAGCCGGGAATCTCACCAGCTTGGAAAATGATTCACGTTACACTGACGTTGATTGTTGTAATCCCATCACTGATGACAGCATTTTCGATGTTTGCCATCTTTGAAACGACTGGACGTAAAAAAGGCGGAGTTGGACTTTTCGGTTGGTTCAAGAAACTGCCTTGGACAGACGTACGTTTCTTTGCTCCTTTTGTAGGGATGCTGTTCTTCATTCCTGGCGGAGCTGGGGGAATTATTAACGCAAGTAACCAGATTAACGCGGTCGTTCACAATACGATTTGGGTTACCGGTCACTTCCACATCACGGTAGGGGCAGCTGTTGCGCTCACCTTCTTCGGTGTCACCTTTTGGCTGATTCCAGCATTGACCGGACGGAAGTTGACCAAGACTGCGAATCGGATGGCAATGGTGCAAACGGTATTCTGGGCAGTAGGAATGTTCTTGATGTCGCTCGCCATGCACACAATGGGCTTGCAAGGAGCGCCACGACGCACAGACTACACAACGTATATGGATCACCCGTTAGCTCTGGGCTGGATGGATTACCAGCGCGTGATGGCTTTCGGTGGAGGACTGTTGTTCGTATCTGCGATTCTCTTGATCCTGATCTTGCTGTACCTGACGTTCTACGCACCAAAAGGGAATACAGAATATCCGATTGCCGAGACAGAGACAACGCAAGAAGTTCCAAAAATTTTGGAACGCTGGCCAGTTTGGATCGGATTGGTTGCCTTCCTGATTATTCTCGCGTACGGTTATCCGATTTTGCAACAAATTCAGCACCAGGCACCAGGCTCGCCGCCTTTTGTGACTTGGTAA
- a CDS encoding response regulator transcription factor — translation MSIRVLIADDHAIVRSGLGMLINAQEDMEVVGYAADGKEACEKAWEVRPNVVLMDLSMPPGENGLTATARLKETAPDIQVLVLTMHDDEEYLFRVLQAGAAGYILKSAPDLDLITAIRSVNQGMAYLYPSATKSLIEEFLQMVKNGEEQAKYDILTDREKEVLVLIAKGFSNKEIAEQLTVSVKTVESHKAHIMEKLHLRTRPDLVRYAIKKGWLDFE, via the coding sequence ATGAGCATTCGCGTCTTGATCGCTGATGATCATGCAATTGTACGCTCTGGGCTGGGGATGCTGATCAACGCCCAGGAGGACATGGAAGTCGTCGGTTATGCAGCTGACGGAAAAGAGGCATGTGAAAAAGCATGGGAAGTCCGTCCCAACGTCGTTCTGATGGATTTGAGCATGCCGCCTGGGGAAAACGGCTTGACGGCAACAGCCAGACTGAAGGAAACGGCACCAGACATTCAGGTGCTTGTACTTACGATGCATGATGACGAGGAATACTTGTTTCGGGTACTGCAAGCCGGTGCTGCCGGCTATATTTTAAAAAGCGCCCCAGACCTCGATTTGATCACGGCGATTCGCTCGGTCAATCAGGGCATGGCCTATTTGTATCCATCTGCGACGAAATCGCTGATCGAGGAATTCCTGCAAATGGTCAAGAACGGTGAGGAGCAGGCCAAGTACGACATCCTGACAGATCGGGAAAAAGAAGTGCTGGTCTTGATCGCAAAGGGCTTCAGCAATAAGGAAATTGCGGAGCAGCTCACTGTTTCCGTCAAGACTGTAGAATCGCATAAAGCGCATATTATGGAAAAGCTCCACCTGCGCACGCGGCCTGATTTGGTGCGGTATGCGATTAAGAAGGGCTGGCTGGATTTTGAGTAG
- a CDS encoding PAS domain-containing sensor histidine kinase yields the protein MGTSSEVLSLMQSIFANVSDAILVIDQEGRIVKANAAFEQMTGWTEEELIRDKHICELCLGMATCMEETSCTDCFFKRVQMPSFEMRLRTKSGVDYPVAASSARLEDESQGKLVMILRDMSAQQRVEKERYQYKLTNFAIQAQEEERKRIARELHDGVGQALYSILVGLNVVRQRELSEPVMQHVTELVNMTSKAMEEVKRMALELRPSALDDLGLLPALRSLMKRVEKTFHIQVELHVQGEKRRYSAAMETALYRIVQEAMTNTAKYAKASHLGIMFENREKEIVVTIVDDGVGFEVEKTLNIGKGLGVFGMKERAQLLGGTVDIRSAPEEGTTVIVRIPVPKEGVEDEHSRLDR from the coding sequence ATGGGTACGTCGAGTGAAGTGCTTTCCCTGATGCAGTCCATTTTTGCCAACGTCAGCGATGCGATCCTGGTGATTGATCAGGAGGGACGAATCGTAAAGGCCAATGCTGCGTTTGAGCAGATGACGGGCTGGACAGAAGAAGAGCTGATTCGAGATAAACATATTTGCGAGCTGTGTCTCGGAATGGCAACGTGTATGGAAGAAACGAGCTGCACGGATTGCTTTTTTAAGCGCGTGCAAATGCCTTCATTCGAAATGAGGCTCCGAACGAAATCGGGTGTGGATTACCCTGTCGCTGCCAGCTCTGCGAGACTAGAGGATGAATCGCAGGGGAAGCTGGTCATGATTTTGCGTGATATGTCTGCGCAACAGCGAGTGGAAAAAGAGCGCTATCAGTATAAGCTGACGAATTTTGCGATCCAGGCACAAGAAGAAGAAAGAAAGCGCATCGCCCGAGAGCTGCATGATGGCGTAGGGCAGGCGCTTTATAGTATTTTAGTGGGACTAAACGTAGTCAGACAACGAGAATTGAGCGAGCCAGTTATGCAGCATGTCACGGAACTGGTGAATATGACTTCGAAGGCGATGGAGGAAGTGAAGCGCATGGCGCTGGAGCTGCGTCCGTCTGCACTGGATGATCTCGGTTTACTGCCTGCATTACGTTCGTTGATGAAACGGGTAGAAAAGACGTTTCATATCCAGGTGGAGCTGCATGTTCAGGGGGAGAAACGCAGATACTCCGCTGCGATGGAAACAGCGTTATACCGGATTGTACAGGAAGCCATGACCAATACGGCAAAATACGCAAAGGCGAGCCATCTGGGAATCATGTTCGAGAATCGGGAGAAGGAAATTGTCGTCACGATTGTGGATGACGGCGTAGGGTTTGAAGTAGAGAAAACATTGAACATCGGCAAAGGTCTCGGTGTGTTTGGCATGAAGGAGCGTGCCCAGTTGCTTGGTGGTACCGTTGATATTCGCTCCGCACCCGAGGAAGGAACGACGGTGATCGTCCGAATTCCGGTGCCGAAGGAGGGGGTAGAGGATGAGCATTCGCGTCTTGATCGCTGA